A genomic window from Pseudonocardia broussonetiae includes:
- a CDS encoding GGDEF domain-containing protein, protein MASKHRRRLSSIRHVATPTPHRVGLRTLWVGLIGSLLLYAAHLPVAPGASSRFVPDVILYNVLYVCAAGLCWWAHAATSGERWAWRLIALGLVLSTAGNIWFSLFVSSGLLTAVPSVSDALYLAFYPLVNVAVVLLLRARVRPVAAVWLDGLVVGFGAGAVAGAFLLAPLLQLGRAVSAEVVTVLAYPVADLALLIVLLTAAGITGLRMDARLGWLGVGLALNLGADTAYLLLDITGDYREGGPLDLVWLLAVTITAVAARMRDKPVEHTPPLGAGPRHPVGWYAVALPMTANLAALGVLLAGFGHDLPVLAGVLAGACILTATARTVVTVQELRALPQARREARTDPLTGLANRRGLHEECVRLLDHPDATPVTLLLLDLDGFKDINDTRGHEAGDRLLVEVADRLTGVMRRDDLLARLGGDEFVALLPATPASVGTRIAHRIHEALSVPVEDARTEGLVVHGSIGISTSTPSTTTTAELLRAADRAMYRAKKTPAGVAVADLATATPVDWVHPHGRRREATMRGWPVPARHR, encoded by the coding sequence ATGGCTTCGAAGCATCGCCGCCGCCTGTCATCTATCCGCCATGTCGCCACGCCCACTCCCCATCGCGTCGGACTGCGGACACTGTGGGTCGGGCTCATCGGATCGCTCCTGTTGTACGCCGCCCATCTACCGGTTGCTCCTGGCGCTTCGTCGCGCTTCGTACCGGATGTGATCCTCTACAACGTCCTGTACGTCTGCGCTGCCGGCCTGTGCTGGTGGGCTCACGCCGCGACGTCGGGTGAGCGGTGGGCCTGGCGGCTGATCGCTCTCGGGCTGGTGCTGTCCACGGCGGGCAACATCTGGTTCTCGCTCTTCGTCTCCTCCGGCCTGCTCACAGCTGTACCGTCCGTGAGCGACGCGCTCTACCTCGCCTTCTATCCGCTGGTCAACGTCGCGGTGGTACTTCTGCTGCGAGCCCGTGTCCGCCCGGTGGCCGCGGTGTGGCTCGACGGCCTCGTCGTGGGCTTCGGCGCCGGCGCGGTCGCCGGCGCGTTCCTCCTCGCGCCGCTGCTGCAGCTCGGTCGAGCGGTCAGCGCCGAGGTCGTGACCGTGCTGGCCTACCCCGTCGCGGATCTGGCACTGCTGATCGTGCTGCTCACCGCGGCGGGAATCACCGGGCTGCGGATGGACGCCCGGTTGGGCTGGCTCGGCGTCGGGCTCGCCCTCAACCTCGGCGCTGACACCGCCTACCTGTTGCTCGACATCACCGGCGACTATCGGGAGGGCGGGCCGTTGGACCTGGTCTGGCTGCTCGCCGTCACCATCACTGCTGTGGCCGCGCGGATGCGGGACAAGCCGGTCGAACACACCCCGCCGCTCGGTGCCGGTCCCCGCCACCCGGTGGGGTGGTACGCGGTGGCCCTGCCCATGACCGCCAACCTCGCCGCCCTCGGCGTGCTGCTCGCCGGGTTCGGCCACGACCTGCCCGTCCTGGCAGGCGTGCTTGCAGGCGCCTGCATCCTGACCGCCACCGCGCGCACCGTCGTGACGGTCCAGGAGCTGCGCGCCCTTCCGCAGGCCCGCCGCGAAGCACGCACGGACCCTCTGACCGGGCTGGCGAACCGCCGAGGCCTGCACGAGGAATGCGTCCGCCTCCTCGACCACCCCGACGCGACACCGGTCACGCTGCTGCTGCTCGATCTGGACGGGTTCAAGGACATCAACGACACTCGCGGACACGAGGCGGGCGACCGGCTCCTCGTCGAGGTCGCCGACCGCCTGACCGGAGTCATGCGCCGCGACGACCTGCTCGCCCGCCTCGGCGGCGACGAGTTCGTCGCGCTCCTTCCCGCCACCCCCGCCTCGGTGGGCACCCGCATCGCCCACCGCATCCACGAGGCCCTGTCCGTACCCGTCGAAGATGCTCGCACGGAGGGGCTCGTGGTTCACGGCAGCATCGGCATCAGCACGAGCACCCCCTCCACGACAACCACGGCGGAGCTGCTGCGTGCGGCTGACCGAGCGATGTACCGGGCGAAGAAGACCCCGGCAGGCGTCGCAGTCGCAGATCTGGCCACAGCGACCCCGGTCGACTGGGTTCATCCGCACGGTCGGCGTCGTGAGGCCACCATGCGTGGCTGGCCGGTCCCGGCCCGTCATCGATGA
- a CDS encoding GntR family transcriptional regulator, whose amino-acid sequence MDEDPSCRSWMHPELVTETVAARALGIAPSTLRRRIALLGLVPHGRGPTTRRYWDVDALAQALSAATRSDEVRAGQTSALGCIDRHVNRHLARQIANDLRIALERGVFESGELPTTAALAQHYRVSGNTVRRALRALRADGVHFSRAGNPFGERLGTRSTIRANRFSDASRHAPFDVSADTQNA is encoded by the coding sequence ATGGACGAAGATCCTTCCTGCCGCAGCTGGATGCATCCGGAACTCGTCACCGAGACGGTCGCGGCACGCGCGCTCGGAATAGCCCCCTCGACACTGCGACGCCGGATCGCACTCCTCGGCCTCGTACCGCACGGCCGTGGTCCTACGACAAGGCGCTACTGGGACGTGGACGCCCTTGCCCAGGCGCTGAGCGCGGCCACGCGGTCCGACGAGGTGCGGGCGGGCCAGACATCGGCTCTCGGCTGCATCGACCGACACGTCAACCGGCACCTGGCTCGGCAGATCGCCAATGATCTGCGCATCGCACTCGAACGCGGTGTGTTCGAGAGCGGGGAGCTGCCCACCACCGCAGCCCTCGCCCAGCACTACCGCGTCTCCGGCAACACGGTTCGCCGAGCGCTACGAGCGCTGCGGGCGGACGGAGTCCACTTCAGCCGGGCCGGGAACCCGTTCGGCGAACGTCTCGGGACGCGGAGCACGATCCGGGCCAACCGCTTCTCGGACGCGAGCCGCCACGCGCCCTTCGACGTGTCAGCTGATACGCAGAACGCGTGA
- a CDS encoding NUDIX domain-containing protein, which yields MREEYYHDPDAPTSNSLAPSAFAVVRDDAGRVLLVRRADNGHWELPGGRVDLGESAPTAAEREVAEESGVTVKVTRLAGLYTDPGHIIVYPESGEARQQFAVCFHALPVDGELHPDGHETCEAAWVPVDRLDALVMHPTMRRRVIDALNEPNVPHFQ from the coding sequence ATGCGAGAGGAGTACTACCACGACCCGGATGCGCCGACGTCGAACTCGTTGGCGCCCAGCGCGTTCGCGGTCGTGCGCGACGACGCCGGCCGGGTGCTGCTGGTGCGCCGGGCCGACAACGGGCACTGGGAGCTGCCGGGTGGGCGGGTCGACCTCGGCGAGTCCGCGCCGACGGCCGCGGAGCGGGAGGTGGCCGAGGAGAGCGGGGTGACGGTGAAGGTGACCCGGCTGGCCGGGCTGTACACCGATCCGGGGCACATCATCGTCTACCCGGAGTCAGGGGAGGCGCGCCAGCAGTTCGCGGTGTGCTTCCACGCCCTGCCCGTCGACGGCGAACTACATCCGGACGGTCACGAGACGTGCGAGGCGGCCTGGGTGCCCGTCGACCGGCTCGACGCGCTGGTGATGCACCCGACGATGCGCCGACGCGTCATCGACGCCCTCAACGAGCCGAACGTGCCGCATTTTCAGTAG
- a CDS encoding STAS domain-containing protein produces the protein MLSVEVVEAVPGVLVLQPRGDIDLSTAWVLDDALDAALASTAHGVILDRDAVAFLAAAGVRALVDARTTAYRRSIGFRLAGGSSFVLRVLGVVHLRRPVAALRVRRSCARRDRVAGSDALSEACGAAGGFEPAVGGHAPEMRRSSLCGRGGAAPSSWRREGESRMGVDRAHPAVTASFDTSPGVAQQARITAARAASAWGVDGDSVRDLLIVVTELVSNAVEHARTPSTLALHLHGSVVHVAVSDASTALPVVRPFDPRAARGRGMQMVEAVSARWGHRTTTRGKTVWAEVPVVLV, from the coding sequence GTGCTGTCGGTCGAGGTCGTCGAAGCCGTGCCCGGTGTCCTCGTGCTCCAACCACGCGGGGACATCGACCTCTCGACCGCCTGGGTCCTCGACGACGCCCTGGACGCGGCACTCGCCTCGACCGCGCACGGTGTCATCCTGGATCGCGACGCCGTGGCGTTCCTGGCCGCGGCCGGCGTTCGGGCACTGGTCGACGCCCGGACGACCGCCTACAGACGGTCGATCGGTTTCAGGCTCGCGGGTGGCAGCTCGTTCGTGCTCCGCGTGCTGGGAGTCGTCCACCTGCGACGCCCGGTGGCCGCTCTACGAGTCCGTCGCTCATGCGCTCGTCGAGATCGAGTCGCCGGATCCGACGCTCTGAGCGAAGCGTGCGGGGCAGCGGGCGGTTTCGAACCGGCTGTCGGCGGGCATGCACCCGAAATGCGCAGGAGTTCTCTGTGTGGGCGGGGCGGAGCTGCTCCCTCGTCGTGGCGACGAGAGGGTGAGTCGCGTATGGGCGTCGATCGTGCTCACCCGGCCGTGACCGCCTCGTTCGACACGTCGCCCGGGGTCGCTCAGCAGGCGCGGATCACCGCTGCCCGCGCGGCGAGCGCGTGGGGTGTGGACGGCGACAGCGTGCGGGATCTGCTGATCGTGGTCACCGAACTGGTGTCCAACGCTGTGGAGCACGCTCGCACGCCGTCGACCCTGGCGCTGCACCTGCACGGGTCCGTGGTGCACGTCGCGGTGTCGGACGCCTCAACGGCGCTACCGGTGGTCCGTCCCTTCGACCCACGAGCCGCACGGGGCAGGGGAATGCAGATGGTCGAGGCGGTGAGTGCCCGCTGGGGTCATCGGACGACGACGCGGGGCAAGACCGTGTGGGCCGAGGTGCCTGTCGTACTCGTGTGA